DNA from Diaphorobacter limosus:
TGCCCGAGAGGCGGTAGGGGGCGACGAACTTGGGGGCCATCAGCCGCACGGTGTGGCCGAGCTTCTCGAATTCCCGGGCCCAGTGGTGGGCGCCGGAGCATGCCTCCATGCCGATCAGGCACGGGGGCAAGGTGGCGATGAGTTCCAGCAGGTTGCTGCGCGCTACGCTCGGGCGCACGAGGGCTGGCTTGCCTGCCGCATCCACGCCGTGTACGGCAAAGACGTTCTTTGCCAGGTCGATTCCTACGGTTACGATGGTCATGGACTTCCCCTTCCAATGAAACAAGCGTGTTGATGAGAGATTGCACTTCCCATCGTGGCACTTTGATGCCGTTCTGCGCAAATACGCGCTGCGCTTGGGACGGGGAAGTCCCTTTCATTCGTTAGCCAATCAACAGGAGAGAGTGTGTTTCGCATCCTTCTCATTGCCCTACTCGCCTTTGGCGCCTGGAAGGGTTATGAAAAATATCAATCTCAACGTACGGCACAACAATTTCAAGGAATATCTCAAGAAATTGATATTTCAAGTGGTTCTTCTAGACGCAACCGAAGTATTGATGTCACTCCAAAATTTCAGTGCGACGGACGAACCCATTGCTCTCAGATGACTTCGTGCGAAGAAGCCACCTTCTTTCTTAAAAACTGCCCTGGCACGAAAATGGATGGAAACAATGATGGCGTTCCATGCGAGCAGCAGTGGTGCAAATAAATCAAACTAGGGGCTAACAGTTCGTCGCAGCCGACCGCCTACGGCGGCGGCTGAACTCAGAGCGTTCGACGCTATCTGGAACCATAACCCCCCTTTTTTTGACACACGGAGCAGGCCATCATGACGGTCGCCAAGTTCACCGAGGTTCTCGATGGCTTCGAATTTGGCGCCTTCGGGGCCATGCCCACCAACCAGGCATTCATCAGCCTGGAGCGGGGTACGGTTCATTTTGTCTCCAGCGAGCTGGAAGAAGATGCCCCGGAGGATTTGGACAGTGGCGATTACCTTGCCCTGCCGGACAAGGCGGTGCTTGGGCTGGGGCGCGAGCTGGTGATGGAGTTTGCGCGGGAGCAGCTGCCCGACGACGTGGACACCGTTTGGGGGTTTTTCAGCAAGCGCGGCGCGTACCGGCGTTTCAAGGATTTTCTGGAGCGCCGGGGTCGGATTCAGGCCTGGTATGACTATGAGAGCGCTGCCACCGAGGCGCGCCTGCGCGCGTGGTGTGCCGAGCATGGCATTGAGCTTGTGTAAGCTTGGCCGCCAACGGTGGGGCGGCGGCTCCGGTGATTTTTACTATTGTATTTATAGCTGTTTGCCCTTTATTCACGATTGCTAGGGCTGGATTTTCATCGTATTTTTGACTCCTTCCCGCTCTGGGACTGGGTAGTTACACATCTTTTTGTAGCGCAGAACGCTTGTTTGACGCAGGCTTCAACTCCCTCGCCCCCTTGGTGGAGAGGGTAGGGGTGAGGGGGTGATTGAGTGCGGCGCCCACTTTTACGGCCCTCACCCCTACCCTCTCCCGCCAGCGGGAGAGGGAGAAGCAGCAGCAAAGCGGCGCTGGTTTTGCTCCCTTGCGGGAGAGGGGAGAA
Protein-coding regions in this window:
- a CDS encoding excalibur calcium-binding domain-containing protein, with the protein product MFRILLIALLAFGAWKGYEKYQSQRTAQQFQGISQEIDISSGSSRRNRSIDVTPKFQCDGRTHCSQMTSCEEATFFLKNCPGTKMDGNNDGVPCEQQWCK